The following coding sequences are from one Prochlorococcus sp. MIT 0604 window:
- a CDS encoding glucose-1-phosphate adenylyltransferase → MKRVLAIILGGGKGSRLYPLTKMRAKPAVPLAGKYRLIDIPISNCINSGIEKMYVLTQFNSASLNRHIGRTYNLNGPFGQGFVEVLAAQQTPDSPKWFEGTADAVRKYQWLFQEWDVDEYLILSGDQLYRMDYSLFVQHHRDNGADLTVAALPVDEAQAEGFGLMRTDDLGNIKEFSEKPTGEKLKAMAVDTSKFGLSKESATEKPYLASMGIYVFSRNTLFDLLNKFPSYTDFGKDIIPEALNRGDILKSYVFDDYWEDIGTIGAFFESNLALTEQPKPPFSFYDEKFPIYTRPRFLPPSKLVDAQITDSIVCEGTILKSCSILHCVLGVRSRIESDSVLEDTLVMGADFFESPEERIELRKGGGTPLGVGEGTTVKRAILDKNTRIGDNVVIINKDRVEEADKPELGFYIRNGIVVVVKNATIANGTVI, encoded by the coding sequence ATGAAGCGTGTGTTGGCCATAATCCTCGGCGGAGGAAAAGGTTCTAGACTTTACCCTTTAACAAAAATGAGGGCTAAACCTGCTGTGCCTTTGGCAGGTAAGTATCGTTTAATAGATATCCCAATTAGTAATTGTATAAATTCTGGTATAGAAAAAATGTACGTATTGACCCAGTTCAACAGTGCATCTCTAAATAGACATATAGGAAGGACTTATAATTTGAATGGCCCTTTCGGCCAAGGATTTGTGGAGGTTTTAGCCGCGCAACAGACTCCTGATAGTCCTAAATGGTTTGAAGGTACTGCTGATGCTGTAAGAAAATACCAATGGTTATTTCAAGAATGGGATGTTGATGAATATTTAATATTGTCAGGTGATCAACTGTATAGAATGGATTACAGTTTATTTGTTCAACATCATAGAGATAATGGCGCTGATTTAACTGTTGCAGCTTTGCCTGTTGATGAAGCTCAAGCAGAGGGTTTTGGCCTCATGAGAACAGACGATCTAGGAAATATAAAAGAATTCAGTGAAAAGCCCACTGGAGAGAAGTTGAAGGCAATGGCAGTTGATACTTCAAAATTTGGATTAAGTAAAGAGTCAGCTACTGAAAAACCCTATCTAGCCTCTATGGGTATTTACGTTTTTAGCAGAAATACTCTTTTCGATCTTTTAAATAAATTTCCTAGTTATACAGATTTTGGTAAGGATATAATTCCTGAAGCCCTCAATAGGGGGGACATACTTAAAAGTTATGTATTCGATGATTACTGGGAAGATATCGGTACCATTGGGGCATTCTTTGAGTCAAACCTTGCCTTGACTGAGCAACCAAAACCTCCATTTAGTTTTTATGATGAAAAATTCCCAATTTATACAAGACCAAGATTTCTTCCCCCTTCTAAACTAGTAGATGCTCAAATTACTGATTCAATAGTTTGTGAAGGTACAATCTTAAAGTCATGTAGTATTTTGCATTGTGTTTTAGGTGTAAGAAGCAGGATTGAAAGTGATTCGGTTCTTGAGGACACTCTTGTTATGGGTGCCGATTTCTTTGAATCGCCTGAAGAGAGGATTGAATTAAGAAAAGGAGGAGGAACACCTCTCGGAGTAGGGGAAGGAACCACTGTAAAAAGAGCAATTCTTGATAAGAATACAAGAATTGGTGATAATGTCGTGATCATTAATAAAGATCGAGTAGAAGAAGCAGATAAGCCAGAATTAGGTTTCTATATCAGAAATGGAATTGTCGTAGTAGTTAAAAATGCAACTATTGCAAACGGAACTGTTATTTAA